One part of the Tunicatimonas pelagia genome encodes these proteins:
- a CDS encoding mechanosensitive ion channel family protein → MQEKVLEAFTEFYSDIVARLPTIGVGLILLLIFVFIGLLAKRVFRRRIAPRMDDRLLGNFISRLIFLLFLLFGVITFLNQAGLGAAAQGLLAGAGVTAIVIGFAFRDIGENLLSGAFLAFGRPFGTGDVIEVVDIIGVVKGMDLRNTHVRSFDGRDIFIPNSILVKNPLINYTRDGLMRHDFDVGIDYGEDVVEATQFILRTLKNHPNLEKSVGLEPFVTISKFDTSTINLKTFFWINTFDFEGSTLKLKSQIMTEVVRGLLKEGYNLPADIVELKMYQQQQPIPIDVQVNSQSSKSSG, encoded by the coding sequence ATGCAGGAAAAAGTACTAGAAGCATTCACTGAATTCTATAGCGATATAGTGGCTAGGCTACCAACTATTGGAGTAGGCTTGATACTACTACTGATATTTGTTTTTATTGGCCTTCTTGCCAAGCGGGTCTTCCGACGGCGAATTGCCCCGCGAATGGACGATCGGTTGCTGGGTAACTTCATTAGTCGGCTTATTTTTTTACTGTTTCTTCTGTTTGGAGTTATCACCTTTCTCAATCAGGCCGGGTTGGGGGCAGCCGCTCAAGGGTTGTTAGCGGGAGCCGGGGTTACCGCTATTGTTATCGGCTTTGCCTTCCGAGATATTGGGGAGAATTTGCTTTCGGGAGCATTCTTAGCATTTGGCCGACCGTTTGGCACTGGCGATGTGATTGAGGTGGTCGACATTATTGGCGTAGTAAAAGGAATGGATTTACGTAACACTCACGTGCGCTCCTTCGATGGTCGCGATATTTTCATTCCCAATTCTATTCTGGTAAAAAATCCGCTTATTAATTATACCCGTGATGGGTTAATGCGTCACGACTTCGACGTTGGCATAGATTATGGAGAAGATGTAGTGGAAGCTACGCAGTTTATCCTACGAACCCTGAAAAATCATCCTAACCTGGAAAAATCCGTAGGCTTAGAGCCTTTCGTGACAATTTCAAAGTTCGATACCAGCACGATCAACCTTAAAACATTCTTCTGGATCAACACCTTCGATTTTGAAGGTTCTACGCTAAAGCTTAAAAGTCAGATCATGACCGAAGTGGTACGCGGTTTGCTCAAAGAAGGATACAATCTACCGGCCGATATTGTTGAATTAAAAATGTATCAGCAGCAACAGCCTATCCCAATTGACGTACAAGTAAATAGCCAGTCATCAAAAAGTAGTGGCTGA
- a CDS encoding TetR family transcriptional regulator C-terminal domain-containing protein, with protein sequence MATTAKKGKQTANQGEKLKEAYIDYLLEHGKTPPSVYQFMKMQKKKEAEFYDYFNSFTSLEKEIWKGFAEETITRIQSDAVYMEYSVREKLLAFYYTMAEILKNNRSYVMLRVDQLPSSGRRSPNAEVFSRLKETFLEYANELIAEGKEIGEIMDRPVIGNRYDEGLWRQLQFVIHFWVKDDSQNFERTDEAIEKAVNLSFDIMGRGPIDAAVDFAKFLYQQR encoded by the coding sequence ATGGCAACGACAGCGAAGAAAGGAAAACAAACCGCCAATCAGGGCGAAAAATTAAAAGAAGCATATATAGACTATTTACTTGAGCATGGAAAAACTCCCCCTTCGGTTTATCAGTTCATGAAAATGCAAAAGAAGAAGGAGGCCGAATTTTACGATTACTTTAACTCTTTTACTTCGCTCGAGAAGGAAATCTGGAAGGGTTTTGCCGAAGAAACTATAACCCGCATTCAGAGCGATGCAGTGTATATGGAATATTCGGTGCGAGAGAAGTTATTGGCTTTCTACTATACCATGGCGGAAATACTGAAAAACAACCGAAGCTACGTAATGCTTCGAGTCGATCAGTTACCGTCTTCCGGGAGGCGCTCGCCCAACGCTGAAGTTTTTAGCCGACTGAAAGAAACCTTTTTAGAATACGCCAATGAGCTAATTGCTGAAGGCAAAGAAATTGGTGAGATTATGGATCGCCCCGTTATTGGCAACCGCTACGACGAAGGATTGTGGCGACAGTTGCAGTTTGTAATCCACTTCTGGGTGAAAGACGACAGTCAAAATTTTGAACGTACCGACGAAGCTATTGAAAAAGCGGTGAATCTATCATTTGACATTATGGGGCGAGGCCCAATTGACGCGGCAGTAGACTTCGCTAAATTCCTGTACCAGCAACGATAA
- a CDS encoding ABC1 kinase family protein yields MSMKEQNKIPTSKVQRATRFVRTGAKIGGNYAKYYAKKALQQKVSRESLHEDNASDIYSELSELKGSALKVLQMMSMDKNLLPTAYTDRFAMAQYSAPPLSYPLVVKTFQKYFGKGPTELYDTFSRSAKNAASIGQVHRATLDGKELAVKIQYPGVANSITSDLKIVKPFAIRLFNINERDLEHYLQEVEGKLVEETEYDLEVRRGMEISKQCGDIDNLDFPTYYPELSSERIITMDWLDGEHMKEFVATNPSQEVRNRIGQALWDFYNHQVHYLKQVHADPHPGNFLFRQDGTMGVIDFGCVKEIPEDFYQQYFSLIRQDILLKPDQLDEIFHELSFINENDSASEKKVFKAIFVEMIQLLGRPFHYDEFDFADDDYFTQIFALSERVSNTEEVRRSRTARGPRDALYINRTYFGLYNLLNALQAKVITRKPEWLEAKKLSA; encoded by the coding sequence ATGAGCATGAAAGAGCAGAACAAAATTCCCACTTCTAAAGTACAGCGGGCCACCCGTTTTGTGCGTACCGGAGCCAAAATTGGCGGTAATTACGCAAAATATTACGCTAAAAAGGCATTGCAGCAGAAGGTAAGCCGTGAGAGCTTACACGAAGATAATGCTTCCGACATCTACAGCGAACTGAGCGAACTGAAGGGCAGTGCCTTAAAAGTATTGCAGATGATGAGCATGGATAAAAACCTGCTCCCTACGGCCTACACCGACCGCTTCGCGATGGCGCAGTATAGTGCCCCGCCCCTTTCGTACCCATTGGTGGTTAAGACATTTCAAAAGTATTTTGGCAAAGGCCCTACTGAATTATACGATACTTTTAGTCGGAGCGCAAAAAACGCGGCTTCTATTGGACAAGTACACCGAGCCACGTTAGACGGAAAGGAACTTGCCGTGAAGATTCAGTATCCGGGAGTAGCCAACAGTATTACTTCCGATCTAAAAATCGTGAAGCCATTCGCTATTCGTTTATTTAATATTAATGAACGAGACCTGGAGCACTATCTACAGGAAGTAGAAGGAAAACTGGTAGAAGAAACTGAGTACGATTTAGAAGTGCGCCGAGGCATGGAAATCTCGAAACAGTGTGGCGATATTGATAACTTGGACTTTCCAACGTACTACCCGGAGCTGTCTTCGGAGCGCATCATTACGATGGACTGGTTAGATGGCGAGCATATGAAGGAGTTTGTGGCGACTAACCCTTCTCAGGAAGTGCGTAACCGCATTGGGCAAGCATTGTGGGATTTCTATAATCACCAAGTACATTATCTCAAGCAAGTTCACGCTGACCCACACCCGGGTAACTTCTTGTTTAGGCAAGACGGCACGATGGGAGTGATTGACTTTGGCTGTGTGAAAGAGATTCCCGAAGATTTCTATCAACAGTATTTTAGCCTTATCCGGCAGGATATTTTACTAAAGCCCGATCAACTGGATGAAATATTCCACGAATTGTCCTTCATCAACGAAAACGATTCAGCATCGGAGAAGAAAGTATTTAAGGCAATCTTCGTAGAGATGATTCAGCTTCTGGGTCGTCCCTTCCACTACGACGAGTTTGACTTTGCCGATGATGATTACTTTACCCAGATATTTGCATTGAGTGAGCGAGTATCTAATACTGAAGAAGTGAGGCGTTCTCGTACCGCTCGTGGCCCCCGCGATGCGCTGTACATCAACCGCACCTACTTTGGTTTATACAACCTACTCAATGCGCTCCAAGCGAAAGTCATTACTCGAAAGCCCGAGTGGTTAGAAGCTAAAAAGTTGAGTGCTTAA